Below is a window of Lagenorhynchus albirostris chromosome 11, mLagAlb1.1, whole genome shotgun sequence DNA.
ACGGCCCCGCCTCATGCTGCTGCCGGTGTGCCTGAGAGCTGTCCACAGGTCCTGCACCAGGGCCTCTGAGTACAAACGGTGTTCTCCTCGGTGATGTCCCAAATCCGTCAGTTGCCCTTCAGGAATGGGGTGGCCGGCGATTACGTCTTACCTGGCCCGTCACTTCACTGGAAACCTGGGGCAGACATGTTGGGGCCACGAGAGAGTGCGAGGCAGGTGTGGCCAGTGCTGGGGGCCCCGGGGGCAGGCCAGGCGGTGTGGGTTGGGCCCATGCTGCCTGTTCCCCACTGGGTCCCTGGCGTGGGGCTGAACCAGGTCCTCTTGAAAGCCTTGTCTTTGGCCCATTGGCTGGCAACAGCCCCCAGGGCAGCGGGGGCAGCTGCGTGGGAGGGGCATCCAGACTGAGAGAAGGGTGCGGGCAACGCAGCGGGGCTGCTGGGGTGACGTGACGAGGCTCAGGTTCTAGGGTGGGTCACAGTGGGGCTAGGAGGGCAGAAGGAAACCGAGACAGGACTGATGTGTCGGCTCTCAGGGGTGTGAGGGCGGGACAGCTGTCTCCTTGCTGGGGGGTGCCTGACGTTTGTTCTGGAGTGTTCCACGCAGACCTCCTGGAACGGCATGAGCTGAGCTGGGGCCATACTGCTGTGGCTGCCCAGGACACGTGTGTCCTCGAGACCCCAGTGATCTGAGCAGCCAGAGACCCTCTGAGGGCTGGCGTCTGTGCACAGAGCCCAGCTGCTTGGGGTCCGCAGGGTCCGGTTTCCCGGTGCAGCTGGCCCTGGCTGCGGGGACAGGATTTGCAGTGGCCTCGGGCTCCGGCCAGGCTCGGTGTCCGCACGTGACCCACAGATGCCCGTTCCTTGGAACACGGAGCCCCGGGGTTGGGGGTGGAAGCCCTGCCTTCTGCCTGCACCGGCTTGTCCTCTGGTTCTGAGCTTGGTGGCAGTTCCCCAAGTGCCTAGCcgtcctcctcccagccccctgccccctgccccgcaGGCCTTCACCAGCGGCCTGAGGAGGTACCTGCAGTACTACCGGGCCTGTGTGCTCTCCACCCCGCCCACCCTGAGCCTCCTCACCATTGCCTTTCTCTTCAAGAAACTGGGCCGGCAGCTCAGGTGAGCCTCAGCACGGCAGCCTGGTAGCTGGACAGGGGCAGGTGTGGGGCTTGCTGGGTGGTGGGCGGCCATGAAAACAGCCCTCCTGGTAGGCGTCTGGACAGCCCCTTGACCCAGCTGAGTTCACGAGGTGCTGGGCGCTGTCTGTTGGCAGCCCACCATGCAGGCCCTGCCCAGGATCGGGGGCTCCTGCCTGACAGGCACACAGGGTGCCTACAGACAGACCCGGCCCCTGGCACCCAGGAGCCAGTTAGTAAATGCCAGGCCAAGGGCCGCTGGCAGGTGCCACCTGGAGAAGGCAAAGTGGGGGGCTGGGGCGGGCTGAGGGGCGCAGTGGGAGAGGAGTTCttgcaggcagaggggcaggagtGTGGAGGTCctggggctggagatgggagCCTGGGGGCATCTGGAGGGTGCTGTCGGGCTGTGCTGACGTGTGGAGCACGGCCTGAAGCGGGGTGTTGGGGGCGAGGGGCCCAGGGGGGACTTGGCAGCCATCCAGGGCAGAGGAGGTGGCAGCCTGGGGGAGGCCGGATAGTGGCAGGTTTGGGGAAGGGTCGTGGACTCAGGGGAATTCAGTCTTGGCCAGACCTGGGGAGGAGGTGGCGTTGCGTGGGGTGCCCTGGGAGGGGCCCGGTAGGAGGCTCACACCTGAGGTCCTTGAGGTGCAGGTGGTTTTAAAGCCAGACCATCTGGACAGGCAGAGTAGGGCCTGGGACGTGTTCTGCTCACCTGGTCTCACCGGCCTGTGTGTCCAGGTACCTGGCTGAGCTCTGCGGTGTCGGCACTGGACTCCTGGGTGCTGGGGGCGGAGCGCCCGGGGCTGCGTTCCCCACTGTGAGTCTGGGTTCCTGCCGGGTGTGGGCCTGGCCAGCCCCGCGGGACGGGCAGGGCTCCCCGCCTGCTGTCTGTGCCGTGTGCGCTGAGCCCTCCTCTTGCCGCCTCCAGGGGGTGAAGCTGCTCTCCTACCTCTACCAGGAGGCCCTGGATAACTGCAGCAACGAGCACTACCCGGTCCTGCTGTCTCTGCTGAAGACCAGCTGCGAGCCCTACACGCGGTGGGGGCCGGCATGGGGTCGGGGCCCCGCTCAGCCCTAACACGTTCGAGCTCGTCCTCGCGTCGGGGCGCCTGCTCAGCGCAGGGATCAGAGATTGGGGTGGCACGGGGAGGGCACGATGGGGGGTTCGGACTGTGGGCACCGGGGCGCAGCTGTCTACCCCCGTGGGTGCCACCCACCTCACCACTGgcccacccaccctggcaggtTCATCCACGACTGGGTGTACAGTGGGGTCTTCAGAGACGTTTACGGCGAGTTCATGATCCAGGTGAACCACGAGTACTTGGGCTTCAGAGGTAGGTGGCGGCCGGCTGCGGCCGGGACCCCACACCCTCGGCGGGTCGGGGCCGTGGTTGGACTCAGACCCGGCTGTCTCGTCCCGCACGTAGATAAGTTTTACTGGACCCACGGCTACGTGCTTATTTCCAAAGAGGTGGAGGACTGCGTCCCCGTGTTCCTGAGGCACGTCGCCCACGACGTGTATGTCTGCGGGAAGACCATCAACCTGCTGAAGCTCTGCTGCCCCCGGGTGAGGGCGGCTGGCGCGGCCCCGCAGGGTGCTGCCTGCTCGCCGCGTGCCAGCCGCCGGCCCCCTGCGGCCTGGCCATGTGTCCTTAGCCCTGGGTCAGCTGTGTTGGAGCAGGGGTCGTGGTGACCTCTCCCTCAGTTTCCCTTGAGAGTTTCACGAGCTCAACTTCGGTTGGGTTTCTGGGCGCTCGTTCAGACGGGAGGAGAGCCGAGGGCGTTTCAGAGGCCGGGGGGCAGCgggctcctccctgccctcctctgcATTGGAAACCGCCCGGGCAGGGCAGGGATGGGCTGCGTCGCCAGGCGGGTGGACCCAGGGGGTCTTGTGCAGCGCTCACAGGGCTTGGCCGCGCTCCGTGCGGCTGAGGCTCTGCGGAAGATGGCCGGGTGGCAGTGGTGGGGTGTGGACCGGCAGCCTCTGCCTGGAGGTGCTGTCTGATGTCCGAGCAGGCTGGCCAGGCGTGTGGACCTGGGGGTTCCTGGCAGTGGAACCGCCGAGTGCAGGCTGGATCGGGGGGCAGCAGCCGGCCGAGTGCAGGGCTGAGATCAGACTGGAGCGGCCAGGACAGGCTCAGGGCTGGGTGGGAGCGGCCCATGCAGGGGAGGAGACTCATACTGGTGAGGCCCCAGGAGCAGCCCAGAGGTTGGACGGCATGGTGGGCTCGGCCCTGGGGGGAGGGCGTGGCGGCTGGGGCAGTCCTGTCTGAGCTGACCTTAGGAAGTGCGTGTGGGCGTGTCCGGCTCTGGGCAGCTTCTTCTGAAGTGTTATTTGTGGGAGGCAGACCTGGCTTCTGCCACAGGGCAGCCTTGGCCTGGGCGGAAACCCGCCCAGCCTGTGATGTCCTGGAGCCGTGGAGGATGCCAGCGAGGAGTGCAGGCTGTCCGAGGAAGCAGGCTGTCCGCGTGGGTCGCCAGAAACAGGGAGGCCGAGAGGGGTGTGGGTCTGAGTGCCTCCGGGCTCACGGCAGGTCCTCCCTCCTCGGCAGCATTACCTCTGCTGCTCCGATGTCCCGGTCCCTCGCGTCTCGGTGATATTCTCCCTCGAGGAGCTGAAGGACATCGAGAAGGACTGTGCCATCTACGTGGGCCGGATGGAGAGGGTGGCGCGCCACAGCTCCATCAGCAAGGAggagaaggtgagggaggggcgccTTGGGCCAAGGGCCTTTTCTTgcgcctccctctcctcccagggtTCCTTgcgcctccctctcctcccagggtTCCTTgcgcctctccccctcctcccagggttCCTTGcgcctctctctccccctcctcccagcgtGGGCTGGACAGTGGGCTCCCCTCCTGCTCAGGAGGGGCAGGTGTACTGGGGCCCAAGCTTTGCGCCTCCTGTGGCCTGGGGAGGGGTTTGATGGAAAGTCCTTCCTGGCCCGGCACCTGGTGGGCAGCAGGGAGATGTGGGCTGGGCAGACCCCAGAGAGCAAGTGGCGGGGGTGAGCGTTGGAGGTGCAGAGGAGGCTGTACACCCTGCTGGGGCGGCCTGGCCTGGCCCTCCGTCCCCGCAGGGAAGCCCGTCCCCTTCAGGGTGGGCATACAGGCCTGGGGTCTTGGCTCCAGATTGCTCTGGGAGAGTGTATCGATTGCCTGGGAACCAGCCTCACCACTGTGTGGGGTGGGCACCGTGCCCCCAGAGCCCACCCAGGGTCTGAGCGGACCCCTCTCCCAGGCCATCCCAGGGGCATGGGAGGGAGGATTAGATGCGTCAATCACTGGTGGTCTTTTTCAGGAATTACGAATGGAAATTGCAAAACAAGAATTAATCGTCCAGGCCCGGGAAGCGGCGTCCAGGGTCCTGAGCGCGCTCAGCGGTGCGTGTGGCTCGGGTCCCCCTCTGCGTCGGGGGGCTGCCTGCTGGGGCTCCTCATAACATGCCCCTTACTGTCTTGTCGCAGATCGGCAGCTGTCTGAGCGGATGGCCTTGGATGCCCAGAAGCGAGAGCAGTTTCAGAGGCTGAAGGAGCAGTTTGTGAAGGACCAGGAGGTGGGTGGGGTTGGCCCGGGGGTGGCACAGGCTCGGGGAGGCGGCTTCACCAGCGGGGCCGCCGGGGGTGTTGTGCAGCGCCGCCGGGCGGCCAGGCAGGAGGAGCTGGATGATGACTTCAGCTACGCCCGTGAGCTCCGGGACCGGCAGAGGAGGCTGAAGGCCCTGGAGGAGCAGCTGGAGAGGAAGGCCAGGTAGGTGGCCGCGGGCGTAGTGGCCACTCCGGGTCGGCCTCCCTGGGACGAGGGCACCGTGGGGACACCGTGGCTCGTTTGATCTTTGATGGGCCTTTACCTTTTATTTTGACACCTTGCAGGTGTACGTTCAGGCCGGAAGAGTAGTGGTCTGAGCTCAGAAGGTCTCCTTGCGGTCGGTTTGTGTGGACTCGGGTTCAGGGTTGGGGCACACACTGTGTTCCTGtcgcctctctgtctctttgtttcttttaagttAAACAGCtcctgtttttctaattttttcttaaacCTGTTAGCAGTTTGACAGAGAAACAGGAATTTCTCCAGCACAGTATCTGCGAGTCTGTCTCTTGCTGTGCCATCAGCTTGTCCCGCCCTCCCCTGCATTTCCCATAAGCTGGCAGCAGAGCTGGCATCTCGAAGGGGGGCCCTTCGTGGGAGGGGCTGTCCCTTCCTGCTCACCGTCTCGGGGTCTCAGTTGTCCTGACCTTGGGGGCGGTTTATGGAGCTGTGACTGAGCCAGCAAGTGATGAGTGCGTGTATGCCTGTGCCCGTGCATCCGTGCTGTCTTGTgtgtacacacgtgtgtgtgtgtgtgtgtgtgtgtgtgtgagtagaCATTATTCACCTGTTCACACGAGGAGGAAACTAGGTGCAGAGGCTGTGTCCCTGGCCTGTGACAACCGAATTAAAAATGGCCGGTCCAGGTTTGAAACCAGTTCCTGATGGCGAGAGGATCAAAGTCGTTGGGTGTTAACATGCCAGGCCAGCTTTGAATGAagcaaataaaatgtttacactGCACCCTGTGCACCCTTTTGCGTTGATAATCAGTTCTCTGGGGTTTGCACCAGCAGAACGGGAAGTTGCCTTTTACGCAGCTGACGACGTGAGGCCTCACCTCCTAGAGGCCCCGGGCAGCCCCCGGCCCCTCGCCAGTCCCTCTGCTTCAGGCTGTGTAGGGGCTCATCTGGTGTTCACTCTGCGGAGTGAATTCACTGGGCCTGCCCGCTGGGGGCTCCTAGTCTGGGGGCCAGAAAGACCTGCCCAGCGAGGCCCCTGCAGGTGTTGCGGGAGCAGCTACCTGCCCGGGGAAGGTGCTGGGCATGTGGACTGCCCATCAGGGGTCTCTGCCACGGGGAGCCTCCAGCCCACGGGGCACTGGCTGGACAGTGGGGTGACCATGGTGACCAGTCCTCTCTTGGTGGCTACAGGCAGGCCCTGGTGGATCATTACAGCAAGTTGTCTGCAGAGGCAGCTCGTCGGGAGCAGAAGGCGCTGTGGAAGGTCCAGAGGCACAGATTGGCCGGCGCTCGGCTTCGTTTTCTCTTAGAAGATCAGAAACGCGTTCAGGTAGCGCTGCTGTTCACAGGGGAGCTCTTCCCCGGCCCCCCCGGGGACTCAGAAGCCCTGAGGTCGCACGCAGACCTTCCTGTGTGCCCGCTGGAGGAGCATGAGTAAGGCTCTCATCGCGTGTTCAGAGGGGTCGTGACCCGGAGAGGCCGTGCTGCCCTCAGACGACACAGGTGGTGCTGGGCGCCAGCCGGGCTGCGAGCCAAGTGCCGCGTGAGCCCCGCCGCATCGCGGTGCCCGACAGTTGCGGGCGGTGGGGCTGTGACTTCCACCCCCACGGCTGCCGCCGCACATCCTGCTGGTTGAATTTCAGGAGCTGCTGGAAGACATGGCGGAGGGGAAGCCCCTGGAGCCGCTGGCCATCCTCCCGGGTGCCCGCTTCCAGGTGAGTGCCCGCTCCCGGGCGAGGGGCCGGGGCAGGACCCAGGGCACATAGCGTGGGGCTCCGAGCTGGCTGCCCCGTGCCTGGCCTGTGTCCCCACTGCCCCCCTGTCGTGGGTTTTGGTGCTGGGTGCAGAACCGAACTTGGGGGACAGAGCCGGATAATGGGAGGGACCAACGCGCACTGGTGTTTCAGGCTTCCTTTCTGGGCCCTGAGCACCCCGACGGAGGCGGCAGCTGTGATCCTGGGCATGAGGGGTGGCACGAGGCTGCCCGGGACAGCCCCGACAGGCAGAGCGTGCTGACGCCGCAGCCCCTCGAGCCTCCAGCAGCTGGGGCCTGCGGCTCAGGGCCAGGAGCAGGCCCGCCGTCAGAGCAGGCGGAGGGGCCGGGGCCGTTCTCTGTGGGCCTCAGCATCCGAGACTTCCTGCCCACGGCCCAGAGGGCTGAGCAGCCTGTGCTCACCAGCGCGGCCCCCGTCCTGGACGAGGCGCTGCAGACCATTGGCTCGGACCTGCCTCCCCTGGCTCCGTCTGCAGCAGCGGACACAGGGCCCTCCGGGCCACAGGAGTACGATTTCAGAACCATCCTGAGGCCGTCTGTGGCcgccccagcttccccagggGCCCTGCAGACTGCAGGAGGCAGCTTGGGCAGTGAGGGGCCGCGGCTGCGGGAGGACACTCACGTGCAGCTGGACACGTGTGTCCCAGATGGGCGGGTGGCTCTGCCTTACGCGCACCCCCCCCAGCACCCCTCCTGCCAGGAGGAGAGCAGCCAGGACCCGGGGCAGCTCTGTGggcaagtggcagagcctggtGTTCCCACAGAGGGTTATGCTTCTGGAATGGCTCCCGCCCGGCCACGGTGGAACGTCCACGGACACGTGTCTGATGCCAACATCAGGGTGGGGGAGAACGTGTGGGATGTGGCCCCCTCCCGGCCACGGTGGAACGTCCACGGACACGTGTCTGATGCCAGCATCAGGGTGGGGGAGAACGTGTGGGATGTGGCCCCCTCCCGGCCACGGTGGAACGTCCACGGACACGTGTCTCAGTCCAGCGTGATGCTGGGGTTGCTCTCAGGGGAAGCTGAGCCCAACGTGCCCGGGCCCCCCTGGGCGCCCCCTGACCATGGGTCCCGGTCAGGCCTCAGCTTGGGAGCCCAGAGCCCTGCCCGGGAAGACGAGCCACGGCTGCCTGCAGAGACGGCCTCAGGCGGCTCTGGCCGTGGGGAGGAGACTGGCCTGCAGGACTTGCTGTCTGCGGAGGCCGCGCCCACTGCTCTGGAAGACAGTATCCCTGAGGAGCCAGGTCAGTGGGGCCCCCAGGGCTGTCCTgtgacggggggggggggcgtcgGTGAGCCCGGGGGGCGGGTGAGAAGCTGGCTGCCCCGGGGACTTGGTGGGGCGCTGTCCAGCGGCAGGTGCTGGGCCCTgacgccccctcccaccccgttcGTTCCGCTCAGGCCCGGGGGCGAGTGGGGACTCCCAGGACCTCTCTCCAAGTGGCCCTCCGAGCTCACAGGTCAGGGCAGACGGGGTCAGGGGCTGGGGACCAGGAGTCGGGGCAGCGTGTGCTGCTGGTGGGCCCCCTGCCCCCGCCTGGCCTGTCGTGGGCAGTGAGGGCTCCGCCCTGGGACTGGGCAGCACGCGGGGGATGCCCCCCGCCCAGTCCGTCCTCTCCCATTCGAGGGGAACAGGCGGGCTCCTTGAGGCTGGGTTGTCTCAGGAGGGCGTAGACACCCGGAGCAGCCCAGGCCCTGGCGAGGAGGCGGCCCAGCGCTGGGACAGGGAGCAGGCCTACCTGGCGGGCCTGGCGGGGCAGTACTGCCTGGAGCGGTACCCGGACAGCTACGAGGCCATGTGTGAGTGGGCTGGCCGTGGCGGGAGGGAGCCTGGCCGGCGCGTCCCTGGTGTGGGACCGTGGTCCGTGTCACCCCTGCAGCAGAGCCTCCCGTTGCCCGCCTCCTGCACCACGGGCTGCCCCGAGCTTTTGCCCTCCCCGAGGACCCCGGGGCCCAGTCAGACGCAGACGCGAGTGCAGTGCAGCTGAGCGAGCTGCTGCCGCTGCCCGTGCTCATGAAGCACTCCATCACGGCCCCGCTGGCTGCCCAGTGAGTGCCCGCCCGGCCCGCCCCGCCCGGCCCTCCCCACCCGGCCCTCCGCGCCTTGCCGGCCCGTGACGCCTGGCCCCTCCTGCCAGCGTCTCCCTGGTGAACAAGGCCGCAGTCGACTACTTCTTCGTGGAGCTGCACCTCGGGGCACACTTCGAGGCGCTGCGGCACTTCCTGCTGATGGAGGACGGGGAGTTTGCGCAGTCCCTCAGCGACCTGCTCTTCGAGAAGGTGAGGCCCGGGTGGGGCGGGCACAGGTGGGGCTGCGGGAGGGGGCCTGGAGGCCTCGGGACGCCTCGGGACACCCGTGCCCTGCTGCTGCAGCTCGGGGCGGGACAGACGCCTGGGGAGCTCCTCAGCCCGCTGGTGCTCAACTCCGTGCTGAGCAAGGCCCTGCAGTACAGCCTGCACGGCGACACGCCGCACGCCGCCAACCTCTCCTTCGCCCTCAAGTTCCTGCCCGAGACGTTTGCCCCCAATGCCCCGGACGTGCTGAGCTGCCTGGAGCTCAGGTACAAGGTGAGCAGGGCCCCCTCGTGCAGATGGGTGGGGGATGGTCCCGGGACGCAGGCGTGCTGAGTTGGCTTCCCTGGCAGGTTGACTGGCCCCTCAACATCGTGGTCACCGAGGGCTGCTTGAGCAGGTACAGCGgcattttctccttcctgttgCAGCTGAAGCTCATGATGTGGACACTCAAGGATGTCTGCTTCCACCTCAAGCGCACAGGTGAGCCTGGCGGGGCCCCGGTGTCCCCTCAGCCCGTGGCTGTAGctcaccctcccccccccccccccccgcagcacGGGTGAGCCACGCAGCCGGCTCGGTGCAGTTCCGCCAGCTACAGCTGTTCAAGCACGAGATGCAGCACTTCGTGAAGGTCATCCAGGGCTACATCGCCAACCAGATCCTGCATGTCACCTGGTGTGAGTTCCAGGCCAGGCTGGCCTCGGTGGGCGACCTAGAGGAGATCCAGCGCGCCCATGCCGAGTACCTGCACAAGGCTGTGTTCAGGTGAGGCGCGGGGCCGGGGCCGCGTCCCCCGTGTCCCCCGCGTCGGGCGCGCTCACcgcagcccccgcctgcccccccAGGGGCCTGCTGACGGAGAAGGCGGCGCCGGTCATGAACATCATTCACAGCACCTTCAGCCTGGTGCTCAAGTTCCGCAGCCAGCTCATCGCCCAGCCCTGGCGCGGCCCCGAGCACCCCAACTTCGCCCTCTTGCAGCAGTCCTACAGCACCTTCAAGTACTACTCCCACTTCCTCTTCAAAGGTGACCCTCCCCTGGGGCCGGGCAGGGCCAGGCGGGGTGGGGCCGGGGCTGAGCTGCTCACTGACGCCCTCCCCCCAGTGGTGAGCAAGCTGGTGAACCGCGGCTACCAGCCCCACCTGGAGGACTTCCTGCTGCGCATCAACTTCAACAGCTACTACCAGGACGCCTGAGGCCTGTGCGGCCCTGGCGGGGGTGCCTGCGCTGCAATAAAGGTGCTGCCCGCCCCACTCACGCCTCTCTCTACCGGGCGGGTCCTGGGCCGGGGCGGGGGCAGAGCGAACACACGGAGGCGGAGGCGACCGAGGCAGCTGCCAGTTTATTTAGGGGCTGCGTCCCCCGCCAGGCTGGCGAGGTGGGCGGGGGCTGTGCGGCCGCC
It encodes the following:
- the TUBGCP6 gene encoding gamma-tubulin complex component 6 isoform X1; protein product: MASVPQLVDDLCEALLPAAKAHSGQRRGSRKKAKQSLKRVAYNVLFTSLFQDETRKLQPGLPRLPVKNRILMLSFDLRVSGLGAEADRLEELVEELEAAHRRPLAELGSVLDLLVRLAGSGPPRMLRRRRDFFLHSRPVGRDVPYGGYDCADLSGLEADVRSLISGEEYLCRDLVRKTLQVMEAAPGTGLPAVGLFSYGDPCGDRFERDTRVSLFGALVHSRTADLDVRLDLPPVPDSADLSGLAIKVSSSVDQSEDEGFQSASNLTPDSQSEPGMTPDIDLWDAVLTYEASKRRCWEQVGCPPGHREEPYLTEAGRAAFDRSCRLCQAGLQVLGGGLLQAPQPVLVKECELVKDALNILIGVVSATFSLCQPAQAFTVKQGVHVSGASPESVSSLLSEVAECGTHYARLSHFSLQPVLDSSCSEGLVFQAFTSGLRRYLQYYRACVLSTPPTLSLLTIAFLFKKLGRQLRYLAELCGVGTGLLGAGGGAPGAAFPTGVKLLSYLYQEALDNCSNEHYPVLLSLLKTSCEPYTRFIHDWVYSGVFRDVYGEFMIQVNHEYLGFRDKFYWTHGYVLISKEVEDCVPVFLRHVAHDVYVCGKTINLLKLCCPRHYLCCSDVPVPRVSVIFSLEELKDIEKDCAIYVGRMERVARHSSISKEEKELRMEIAKQELIVQAREAASRVLSALSDRQLSERMALDAQKREQFQRLKEQFVKDQERRRAARQEELDDDFSYARELRDRQRRLKALEEQLERKARQALVDHYSKLSAEAARREQKALWKVQRHRLAGARLRFLLEDQKRVQELLEDMAEGKPLEPLAILPGARFQASFLGPEHPDGGGSCDPGHEGWHEAARDSPDRQSVLTPQPLEPPAAGACGSGPGAGPPSEQAEGPGPFSVGLSIRDFLPTAQRAEQPVLTSAAPVLDEALQTIGSDLPPLAPSAAADTGPSGPQEYDFRTILRPSVAAPASPGALQTAGGSLGSEGPRLREDTHVQLDTCVPDGRVALPYAHPPQHPSCQEESSQDPGQLCGQVAEPGVPTEGYASGMAPARPRWNVHGHVSDANIRVGENVWDVAPSRPRWNVHGHVSDASIRVGENVWDVAPSRPRWNVHGHVSQSSVMLGLLSGEAEPNVPGPPWAPPDHGSRSGLSLGAQSPAREDEPRLPAETASGGSGRGEETGLQDLLSAEAAPTALEDSIPEEPGPGASGDSQDLSPSGPPSSQVRADGVRGWGPGVGAACAAGGPPAPAWPVVGSEGSALGLGSTRGMPPAQSVLSHSRGTGGLLEAGLSQEGVDTRSSPGPGEEAAQRWDREQAYLAGLAGQYCLERYPDSYEAMSEPPVARLLHHGLPRAFALPEDPGAQSDADASAVQLSELLPLPVLMKHSITAPLAAHVSLVNKAAVDYFFVELHLGAHFEALRHFLLMEDGEFAQSLSDLLFEKLGAGQTPGELLSPLVLNSVLSKALQYSLHGDTPHAANLSFALKFLPETFAPNAPDVLSCLELRYKVDWPLNIVVTEGCLSRYSGIFSFLLQLKLMMWTLKDVCFHLKRTARVSHAAGSVQFRQLQLFKHEMQHFVKVIQGYIANQILHVTWCEFQARLASVGDLEEIQRAHAEYLHKAVFRGLLTEKAAPVMNIIHSTFSLVLKFRSQLIAQPWRGPEHPNFALLQQSYSTFKYYSHFLFKVVSKLVNRGYQPHLEDFLLRINFNSYYQDA
- the TUBGCP6 gene encoding gamma-tubulin complex component 6 isoform X8, translated to MASVPQLVDDLCEALLPAAKAHSGQRRGSRKKAKQSLKRVAYNVLFTSLFQDETRKLQPGLPRLPVKNRILMLSFDLRVSGLGAEADRLEELVEELEAAHRRPLAELGSVLDLLVRLAGSGPPRMLRRRRDFFLHSRPVGRDVPYGGYDCADLSGLEADVRSLISGEEYLCRDLVRKTLQVMEAAPGTGLPAVGLFSYGDPCGDRFERDTRVSLFGALVHSRTADLDVRLDLPPVPDSADLSGLAIKVSSSVDQSEDEGFQSASNLTPDSQSEPGMTPDIDLWDAVLTYEASKRRCWEQVGCPPGHREEPYLTEAGRAAFDRSCRLCQAGLQVLGGGLLQAPQPVLVKECELVKDALNILIGVVSATFSLCQHYLCCSDVPVPRVSVIFSLEELKDIEKDCAIYVGRMERVARHSSISKEEKELRMEIAKQELIVQAREAASRVLSALSDRQLSERMALDAQKREQFQRLKEQFVKDQERRRAARQEELDDDFSYARELRDRQRRLKALEEQLERKARQALVDHYSKLSAEAARREQKALWKVQRHRLAGARLRFLLEDQKRVQELLEDMAEGKPLEPLAILPGARFQASFLGPEHPDGGGSCDPGHEGWHEAARDSPDRQSVLTPQPLEPPAAGACGSGPGAGPPSEQAEGPGPFSVGLSIRDFLPTAQRAEQPVLTSAAPVLDEALQTIGSDLPPLAPSAAADTGPSGPQEYDFRTILRPSVAAPASPGALQTAGGSLGSEGPRLREDTHVQLDTCVPDGRVALPYAHPPQHPSCQEESSQDPGQLCGQVAEPGVPTEGYASGMAPARPRWNVHGHVSDANIRVGENVWDVAPSRPRWNVHGHVSDASIRVGENVWDVAPSRPRWNVHGHVSQSSVMLGLLSGEAEPNVPGPPWAPPDHGSRSGLSLGAQSPAREDEPRLPAETASGGSGRGEETGLQDLLSAEAAPTALEDSIPEEPGPGASGDSQDLSPSGPPSSQVRADGVRGWGPGVGAACAAGGPPAPAWPVVGSEGSALGLGSTRGMPPAQSVLSHSRGTGGLLEAGLSQEGVDTRSSPGPGEEAAQRWDREQAYLAGLAGQYCLERYPDSYEAMSEPPVARLLHHGLPRAFALPEDPGAQSDADASAVQLSELLPLPVLMKHSITAPLAAHVSLVNKAAVDYFFVELHLGAHFEALRHFLLMEDGEFAQSLSDLLFEKLGAGQTPGELLSPLVLNSVLSKALQYSLHGDTPHAANLSFALKFLPETFAPNAPDVLSCLELRYKVDWPLNIVVTEGCLSRYSGIFSFLLQLKLMMWTLKDVCFHLKRTARVSHAAGSVQFRQLQLFKHEMQHFVKVIQGYIANQILHVTWCEFQARLASVGDLEEIQRAHAEYLHKAVFRGLLTEKAAPVMNIIHSTFSLVLKFRSQLIAQPWRGPEHPNFALLQQSYSTFKYYSHFLFKVVSKLVNRGYQPHLEDFLLRINFNSYYQDA